The proteins below are encoded in one region of Triticum aestivum cultivar Chinese Spring chromosome 1B, IWGSC CS RefSeq v2.1, whole genome shotgun sequence:
- the LOC123149514 gene encoding disease resistance protein RGA5 has product MAGGIVTVASGVMNPLIGKLTALMGDEYTKFKGVKKQASFLQEELSAMNAALQKLELMDDELDPNIKDWGDHVREMSYDMENCIDDFIRQSRADDAKRSFIKNTARRIKKMRDRLRIAHQMEELKTLAIEANSRRQRYKVDDWKPASGSVDVDPRLRAVFQEADSLIGIDGPREEVATRLMDTQKNLKVVSIVGFGGLGKTTLAKQVYDKIGSQFDCKAFFSVSQRPDMSELLNNLQYKLGMKNPDTSHTRKVDDIIEELRQHLKNNRYLIVVDDVWDESAWNIIKCAFPEVGNGSRVIVTTRVEVVAGAACQNDREGIYRLKPLSEENSRMLLLNRVFESEHGCPPQLEDIMAEILNKCHGLPLAVITIGSLLASQERSRKGWESIRDSLGAHSATNPTLEEMKSILNLSYMHLPAHLRACFLYLGMYVEDYEISRDDLVRQWIAEGLVGNLQGRDMEDVGRNYFNELINRSMIQSCETECGEVLSCKVHDIMLDLILSKCAKDNFLSVAYNYEDMARLHASKYKIRRLSLSSMASGGATYGPTIGVNLSQVRSFTLLGKSMPPLVLFKYLRVIRIHRGSTRGDGEILDLSAISQLFQLRYLYVWGPYFVQLPAKLQGLLYLQTLHIDSPLDSIPSDIVHLSHLSYLYIYECTHRLLPEWIGNMKSLNSLRMSVGLMTGQSELNGMNGIMGLGELTNLRDLTIDMYSLEKPELDALACSIGKLYNLKYLQLYGCDTKIHSQMDSLSNPFQHIEKIDMPVLNFCRVPIWIGGLHCLRILDLCVDETSTDEVGLLGELPSLVKLIFRPSHVPKERAILGTGLFPVLEYFGFWTKEDAMAYLGFEAGAMPNLRTLILRSKEWGGSIPVGMEHLLCLEKIKVYRDYPRDAATMVSAFRDALSLHPNDPSVEWSQTV; this is encoded by the exons ATGGCTGGCGGAATTGTGACCGTGGCGAGCGGGGTGATGAACCCCCTCATCGGCAAGCTCACCGCACTCATGGGCGACGAGTACACCAAGTTCAAAGGGGTCAAGAAGCAGGCGTCCTTCCTCCAGGAGGAACTTAGCGCCATGAATGCCGCCCTCCAGAAGCTGGAGCTCATGGATGACGAGCTCGACCCAAACATCAAGGACTGGGGGGACCATGTCAGGGAGATGTCCTACGACATGGAGAATTGCATCGACGACTTCATCCGTCAGTCCCGAGCTGACGATGCCAAGAGAAGCTTCATCAAGAATACTGCTCGACGCATTAAGAAGATGCGAGACCGTCTTCGTATAGCCCACCAGATGGAAGAACTCAAGACCCTCGCTATAGAGGCGAATTCTCGGCGCCAGAGGTATAAGGTTGATGATTGGAAGCCTGCCTCCGGCTCTGTGGATGTTGACCCTCGGCTGCGCGCGGTCTTCCAGGAGGCAGATTCTCTCATTGGCATTGATGGCCCAAGGGAGGAGGTTGCAACTCGGTTGATGGATACTCAAAAGAATCTCAAAGTGGTGTCAATTGTGGGATTTGGTGGCCTTGGCAAAACTACACTTGCCAAACAGGTGTATGACAAGATTGGCTCACAATTCGATTGCAAGGCATTTTTTTCAGTTTCGCAGAGACCTGATATGAGTGAATTACTCAACAATTTACAATATAAACTTGGGATGAAGAATCCTGATACATCCCACACTCGGAAGGTTGACGATATCATTGAAGAGCTAAGACAACATCTGAAAAATAACAG GTACCTTATTGTTGTTGACGATGTGTGGGATGAATCAGCATGGAATATTATTAAGTGTGCTTTTCCAGAAGTGGGCAATGGAAGTAGAGTAATAGTCACAACACGAGTGGAAGTTGTGGCCGGCGCAGCCTGTCAGAATGACCGTGAGGGCATTTACAGATTGAAACCTCTCAGTGAAGAAAACTCAAGAATGTTATTGCTCAATAGAGTATTTGAGTCCGAACATGGTTGTCCACCACAACTTGAAGACATCATGGCTGAGATTTTGAACAAGTGTCATGGGCTGCCACTTGCTGTTATAACAATAGGTAGCCTATTAGCCAGTCAAGAAAGATCAAGGAAGGGCTGGGAGAGTATAAGGGATTCTCTGGGTGCTCACTCTGCCACAAATCCCACATTAGAAGAGATGAAGAGTATATTAAACCTTAGCTACATGCATCTTCCTGCTCATCTGCGGGCATGTTTTTTGTACCTTGGTATGTATGTTGAGGACTATGAGATCTCACGGGATGATCTTGTTCGACAATGGATCGCTGAAGGCCTTGTAGGTAATTTGCAGGGGAGAGATATGGAGGATGTTGGCAGGAATTATTTCAATGAACTTATCAATAGAAGCATGATTCAGTCTTGTGAAACGGAGTGTGGAGAGGTATTGTCTTGCAAAGTACATGATATAATGCTTGATTTGATCCTAAGCAAGTGTGCTAAAGATAATTTTTTAAGTGTGGCATACAATTATGAAGACATGGCAAGACTGCATGCCAGCAAATACAAGATCCGGCGATTATCTCTGAGCTCTATGGCTAGTGGTGGAGCAACATATGGACCAACTATTGGTGTTAACCTATCACAAGTTCGGTCGTTTACATTGTTGGGGAAATCCATGCCTCCTCTTGTGTTGTTCAAGTATCTCCGGGTGATTAGGATTCATCGAGGTAGTACTCGGGGAGACGGGGAGATACTTGACCTCAGCGCTATTAGCCAATTGTTTCAGTTGAGGTATTTGTATGTTTGGGGACCATATTTCGTACAGCTCCCTGCTAAACTTCAGGGGCTTCTTTACTTGCAGACACTGCACATAGATTCACCGCTCGACAGCATTCCTTCAGATATAGTCCATTTGTCCCACTTGTCCTATCTTTATATTTATGAATGCACCCACAGACTGCTGCCTGAATGGATTGGTAATATGAAATCACTGAACAGTCTGAGAATGTCGGTAGGCCTTATGACCGGTCAGAGTGAATTGAATGGGATGAACGGTATTATGGGTCTTGGCGAGCTAACCAATCTCAGGGACCTAACGATCGACATGTATTCTTTGGAGAAGCCAGAACTTGATGCTTTGGCCTGCTCCATTGGAAAGCTCTATAACCTCAAATATCTTCAGTTGTATGGGTGCGATACTAAAATCCATAGCCAGATGGACTCATTATCCAATCCTTTCCAACACATCGAGAAAATTGACATGCCTGTGTTGAATTTCTGTAGAGTTCCCATTTGGATCGGTGGTCTCCATTGCCTTCGCATCCTTGACCTGTGTGTGGACGAGACCTCGACTGACGAGGTTGGTCTTCTTGGAGAGCTTCCCTCCCTCGTCAAACTCATATTCAGGCCGTCACATGTCCCTAAAGAAAGGGCTATACTAGGCACGGGACTGTTCCCTGTTCTAGAGTACTTCGGATTTTGGACTAAGGAAGACGCTATGGCATACCTGGGATTCGAGGCGGGGGCCATGCCCAACCTACGGACCCTCATTCTTCGTAGCAAGGAGTGGGGTGGCAGTATACCAGTTGGGATGGAGCACCTGTTATGCCTCGAGAAGATCAAAGTGTATCGGGATTACCCCCGTGATGCAGCAACCATGGTTTCTGCGTTCAGGGATGCCTTATCATTGCACCCCAACGACCCTTCCGTTGAATGGTCACAAACAGTTTGA
- the LOC123101425 gene encoding uncharacterized abhydrolase domain-containing protein DDB_G0269086 — protein MAATGTKQQQPTATPVATVVDPKFEWAEKEGSYVLRLTLTGFRKDDFRVQVDGTGKLTVRGATRPGAGGPGSALYRVFQLPATASLEDIAGRFEAGVLTLTVPKLASSGAGVATEDGAPPTSIEEIRRKPAKEVAKPAAPAEVGGAEPKESVLSRTTRQVAERVQRMEEEANRRKQEEEKKPAPAAKKDQHPRPKAPQAAAAAAATPEKQEPAISEKAKAAVDRESLEDKVRLCGDGEEVRAKAAATPTAMDAKAEHEKAAAAAAATCTAWKERIVGELKGLTDMKWADNTLEMAKKNKEVVAVGVAAFSLGFFVSQRLFGK, from the coding sequence ATGGCGGCCACAGGCACCAAGCAGCAGCAGCCGACGGCAACACCGGTGGCGACCGTGGTGGACCCCAAGTTCGAGTGGGCGGAGAAGGAGGGCAGCTACGTGCTCCGCCTCACCCTGACCGGCTTCAGGAAGGACGACTTCCGGGTGCAGGTGGACGGCACCGGGAAGCTCACCGTGCGAGGGGCGACCAGGCCGGGCGCCGGCGGGCCTGGCTCCGCCCTCTACAGGGTATTCCAGCTGCCCGCAACTGCCAGCCTCGAGGACAtcgccggccgcttcgaggccggCGTGCTCACGCTCACCGTGCCCAAGCTCGCCTCTTCCGGTGCCGGTGTGGCCACGGAGGACGGTGCGCCGCCGACGTCCATCGAGGAGATCAGGAGGAAGCCCGCGAAGGAGGTTGCCAAGCCGGCGGCACCCGCAGAGGTGGGCGGCGCCGAGCCCAAGGAGAGCGTGCTCAGCCGGACGACTCGGCAGGTCGCCGAGCGCGTTCAGCGCATGGAAGAGGAGGCCAACAGGCGCAAGCAAGAGGAAGAGAAGAAGCCAGCACCAGCGGCGAAGAAGGACCAACACCCAAGACCCAAGGCTCCTCaagcggcggcagcagctgcggcGACACCCGAGAAGCAAGAGCCAGCCATCAGCGAGAAGGCCAAGGCGGCAGTTGACCGGGAGAGCCTGGAGGACAAGGTTAGGCTGTGCGGCGACGGCGAGGAAGTGAGGGCCAAGGCAGCTGCCACGCCGACAGCCATGGACGCGAAAGCGGAGCacgagaaggcggcggcggctgcggcggcgacaTGCACCGCCTGGAAGGAGCGCATTGTAGGGGAGCTGAAGGGGCTGACAGACATGAAGTGGGCGGACAACACGTTGGAGAtggcgaagaagaacaaggaggtAGTCGCCGTCGGCGTCGCCGCCTTCTCGCTCGGCTTCTTCGTCTCTCAGAGGCTCTTCGGTAAGTGA
- the LOC123101436 gene encoding protein RESTRICTED TEV MOVEMENT 2 produces MAATGTATRQQQPAAAVVVDPKFEWAEKAGAYVLRLTLTGFRKDDFRVQVDGAGRLTVRGTRPGASLHKVFQLPATACLDDIAGRFEAGVLTLTVPKRAGAAPPTSTEEVKKGKTGGAAKEENAEPTPPAEVDAAKSMPAAKPTPAAEVDGAKKMTGEEGAAAAKLTPQAEVDGTSKKMSKEEGAAKPPPPPPTSHRLPSKDGGAGKKETKGAKQPATRDDGGEKKEAVVGTEPKESTLGKTTRQVAEYVHRMEEESRRKQIEHKPAPAAKKEEEVKPKAPQPAAAAPTPDNPAPKAEVANGEKAKAAVDPETTRRRGEEERAKAAAAATAMEAKAEQAKKAVASTCTAWKERIAGELKGLADMKWADNAVETARKNKEVVAVGVAAFSIGFLVAHKLFRK; encoded by the coding sequence ATGGCCGCCACCGGCACCGCCACCAGGCAGCagcagccggcggcggcggtggtcgtgGACCCCAAGTTCGAGTGGGCGGAGAAGGCCGGCGCCTACGTGCTCCGCCTCACCCTGACCGGCTTCCGGAAGGACGACTTCCGCGTGCAGGTGGACGGCGCCGGGAGGCTCACCGTGCGCGGCACCAGGCCGGGCGCCTCCCTCCACAAGGTCTTCCAGCTGCCCGCGACCGCCTGCCTCGACGACAtcgccggccgcttcgaggccggCGTGCTCACGCTCACCGTGCCCAAGCGCGCCGGTGCAGCCCCACCGACGAGCACCGAGGAAGTCAAGAAGGGTAAAACCGGTGGTGCGGccaaggaggagaacgccgagccGACGCCTCCCGCAGAGGTCGACGCCGCCAAGAGCATGCCCGCCGCCAAGCCGACGCCAGCCGCAGAGGTCGATGGCGCCAAGAAGATGACCGGGGAGGAGGGTGCTGCTGCTGCCAAGCTGACGCCACAAGCAGAGGTCGATGGCACCAGCAAGAAGATGTCCAAGGAGGAGGGTgccgccaagccgccgccgccgccgccaacctcgCACCGGCTGCCATCCAAGGACGGCGGGGCTGGAAAGAAGGAGACCAAGGGCGCCAAGCAGCCGGCTACCAGGGACGACGGCGGCGAGAAGAAGGAAGCCGTCGTTGGCACTGAGCCCAAGGAGAGCACGCTTGGTAAGACGACACGTCAGGTTGCGGAGTATGTTCACCGCATGGAGGAGGAGAGCAGACGCAAGCAAATTGAGCATAAGCCGGCGCCGGCggcgaagaaggaagaagaagtgaaGCCCAAGGCACCCCAGCCAGCAGCAGCCGCGCCGACACCGGACAACCCCGCGCCGAAGGCAGAGGTTGCCAACGGCGAGAAGGCCAAGGCGGCGGTTGACCCGGAGACGAcgaggcggcgcggcgaggaggagAGGGCCAAGGCTGCTGCCGCGGCGACGGCCATGGAAGCAAAAGCGGAGCAGGCGAAGAAGGCGGTGGCGTCGACATGCACGGCCTGGAAGGAGCGCATCGCCGGGGAGCTCAAGGGGCTGGCGGACATGAAGTGGGCGGACAACGCGGTGGAGACGGCGAGGAAGAACAAGGAGGTGGTCGCCGTCGGCGTCGCCGCCTTCTCCATCGGCTTCCTCGTCGCCCATAAGCTCTTCAGGAAGTGA
- the LOC123149528 gene encoding stress response protein NST1, with the protein MDRSNLPPGNTTQGAPYGSLNVHGNSMQMHPPSSGKHLFNQSQMPGSFTMPINRATEHDNPGSGFQFVEHGKKDHHQQQQQHNHLIKNSISDDEEHDMTEDTTDAQSGKGKKGSAWHRMKWTGSMVKLLITAASYTGEDPGADLGGGRRNITVMQKKGKWKAISKVMGERGCNVSPQQCEDKFNDLNKRYKRLTDILGRGTACNVVDNPALLDCMNNLSDKMKEDARKILNSKHLFYEMMCSYHNNNRVNLPEDPALQHSLQVALRCKEEHDPRRDASGDAEEDDHNADSDYEDHDEEHQAVHHSMRDPPMNKRMCHALDHGDVGFLTSSSNDGSGSLDPHGIALDINKVFPDGTNLSVVRKELASQAIELRKRQLQIEAQELEVTEQRLKWERFKRKKDREIERMESENEEMMLENKRLELQLKHKELEVELKLKGNPDHE; encoded by the coding sequence acatctattcaaccaatctcagaTGCCAGGGAGTTTCACAATGCCTATCAACCGGGCTACAGAGCATGATAACCCCGGATCCGGATTTCAGTTTGTAGAACATGGAAAAAAGGatcaccaccagcagcagcagcagcacaaccATCTTATAAAGAACTCCATCAGTGACGACGAGGAGCATGATATGACCGAGGATACTACTGATGCCCAGAGTGGCAAGGGCAAAAAAGGCTCGGCATGGCATCGGATGAAGTGGACTGGTTCAATGGTTAAGCTTTTGATTACCGCAGCGTCTTACACGGGGGAGGATCCTGGGGCGGATttgggcggcgggaggaggaacaTTACAGTAATGCAGAAGAAGGGCAAATGGAAAGCAATATCAAAGGTTATGGGTGAAAGAGGCTGCAACGTGTCACCGCAGCAGTGCGAGGATAAGTTCAATGACCTCAACAAGAGATACAAAAGGCTTACGGATATCCTTGGTCGTGGTACTGCTTGCAATGTTGTGGATAATCCAGCACTCCTTGATTGCATGAATAATCTGTCTGATAAGATGAAAGAAGATGCAAGGAAGATATTGAACTCTAAGCATTTATTCTATGAGATGATGTGTTCCTATCATAACAACAACCGTGTGAATTTACCCGAAGATCCTGCACTTCAGCACTCACTACAGGTTGCTCTTAGATGTAAAGAGGAGCATGATCCGAGGAGGGATGCAAGTGGAGATGCTGAAGAAGATGACCACAATGCAGATTCTGATTATGAGGATCATGACGAAGAGCATCAAGCAGTTCATCACAGTATGAGGGATCCTCCCATGAATAAAAGGATGTGTCATGCATTGGATCATGGTGATGTAGGTTTTCTCACCTCAAGCTCGAATGATGGCAGTGGGAGTTTGGATCCCCATGGCATCGCATTGGATATCAACAAAGTTTTTCCGGATGGAACCAACCTGTCTGTTGTGCGCAAGGAACTGGCTTCCCAAGCAATAGAGCTTCGGAAACGTCAGTTGCAGATTGAAGCACAGGAACTGGAAGTAACAGAGCAACGTCTAAAGTGGGAGAGATTCAAGAGGAAGAAGGACAGGGAAATTGAAAGGATGGAATCGGAGAATGAAGAAATGATGCTCGAGAACAAGCGTTTGGAACTTCAGCTAAAGCACAAGGAGCTAGAAGTTGAGCTTAAGCTAAAAGGCAATCCAGACCATGAATGA